A DNA window from Theobroma cacao cultivar B97-61/B2 chromosome 5, Criollo_cocoa_genome_V2, whole genome shotgun sequence contains the following coding sequences:
- the LOC18599465 gene encoding cytochrome P450 89A2 — MGTCFIIIGLMIAFFISVLLKSLLSLLTKKTTHQLPPGPFAIPFIGNLFWLHKPFPQIMALAPTLHSKYGPIYTLRVGSKPIIIIGSHSLAHQALIVQGAVFSDRPPALASEKLFSCDQHNITSAFHGPTWLLFRRNLVSNILHSSKIKSYACARKWAIQILIDDLKSQSDFVDNGIQVMEPIQHAIFCLLVYMCFGQKLERKQIKDIRDVQRRVLLSFNRSKMINLFPRFGKIFFHQSWKELLTLRKDQEETLVPLIRARRALKDKNIFQESFLPYVDTLFDLNLPEQKRKLEEKEIVTLCSEFFTGGTDTTATSLQWIMANLVKYQHIQDKLFEEIKGVIGDGEVEIKEDDLRKMPYLRAVILEGLRRHPPSLFLVPHSVTKDVLLHGFLVPKDSVVTLTVGEMGRDPKVWENPMEFKPERFLNGDDGEAFDFTGRKEIKMMPFGVGRRMCPAYNLAMLHLEYFVANLVWHFKWSNLKGHDVDLTEKHEFTSVMQNSLQVHITPRLHVN; from the coding sequence ATGGGAACCTGTTTCATCATCATCGGTCTCATGATCGCCTTCTTCATCTCCGTCCTTCTTAAATCTCTCTTAAGCCTTCTTACCAAGAAAACAACTCACCAACTTCCTCCAGGGCCCTTTGCAATTCCATTCATTGGCAACCTGTTTTGGCTACATAAGCCTTTTCCCCAAATCATGGCCCTGGCTCCCACCCTGCATTCAAAATATGGTCCAATTTACACTCTCAGAGTAGGTTCCAAACCAATCATCATTATTGGCAGCCACTCCCTTGCCCATCAAGCCTTGATTGTTCAGGGTGCCGTCTTTTCTGACCGCCCTCCAGCACTTGccagtgaaaaattatttagctGTGATCAGCATAATATCACCTCGGCATTTCATGGCCCTACATGGCTCCTCTTCCGCCGTAATCTTGTTTCTAATATTCTCCATTCTTCGAAAATAAAATCCTACGCGTGTGCTCGTAAATGGGCAATCCAAATCTTAATCGACGACCTAAAGTCCCAGTCAGATTTCGTCGATAATGGTATTCAAGTAATGGAACCAATCCAACATGccattttttgtttgttaGTTTACATGTGCTTTGGTCAAAAGCTTGAGCGAAAGCAAATCAAAGACATCAGGGACGTACAGCGTCGTGTGCTGCTAAGTTTCAACAGATCCAAAATGATAAATCTCTTTCCAAGGTTTgggaaaattttctttcatcagAGTTGGAAGGAGCTCCTCACGCTTCGAAAAGACCAGGAAGAAACACTGGTTCCTTTAATAAGAGCGAGAAGGGcattaaaagacaaaaatattttccaggAGTCTTTCCTTCCTTACGTTGATACATTGTTTGATTTAAACCTTCCGGAGCAGAAGAGAAAGcttgaagaaaaggaaattgtgACATTGTGCTCTGAGTTCTTTACTGGGGGTACCGATACTACGGCCACATCTTTGCAATGGATCATGGCAAATTTAGTGAAGTACCAACATATCCAAGACAAGTTGTTCGAGGAGATTAAAGGGGTTATAGGAGATGGAGAAGTAGAGATAAAGGAAGATGATCTGCGAAAGATGCCATATCTTAGAGCTGTTATTTTGGAAGGCTTAAGGCGTCATCCCCCGAGCCTTTTTCTAGTCCCACATTCTGTGACAAAAGATGTCTTGTTGCATGGTTTTTTGGTGCCAAAGGATAGTGTTGTAACTCTCACGGTGGGAGAAATGGGAAGGGATCCAAAGGTATGGGAAAATCCAATGGAATTCAAGCCTGAGAGATTCTTAAACGGTGATGATGGAGAAGCTTTTGATTTTACTGGAAGAAAAGAGATCAAGATGATGCCATTTGGTGTAGGGAGGAGGATGTGCCCAGCATATAATTTGGCAATGCTTCACCTTGAGTACTTTGTGGCAAACTTGGTTTGGCATTTCAAGTGGTCTAATTTGAAAGGACATGATGTGGACTTGActgaaaaacatgaatttactAGTGTAATGCAAAATTCACTGCAGGTGCACATTACTCCTAGATTGCATGTGAACTAA